The nucleotide sequence AAGGTGTGCTCCCTGGAAGATCTTGGTAGATAAAGAACAAGCTCAGAGCTTGTTCTTTATGGTCTGACCTCGCAGGGCCGGGACAGGGCTTGACCTCAAGTGCGGTTCAGATTGGAGGCTTCTTCGTATGCCGCTGGCCGTAGGGCAGCGCAGCACTTCACACGTTGGAGGAAGTCCCATGTCGAGCAGTGCCGTTCCAAACTCCGGCCCCGCTGTGCCCGCCGCACCCTCGGTCCGCCGTTCCGGCCTCACCTGGTGGAAGGCGCTGGTCACCGGCGCGGTCGGCGCGGCCGTAGTCAATCTGATCGTTCTTGCCGCCGCCAAGCTGGCCGGTGCCTCGCTCATCGTCGTCGACGGCGGCGAAGAGCACCTGATCACGGTCGGGGGCGTCATCGGCGCCTCCGTCGTCCCGCTGGTCGTCGGGACGGGCGCTGCCCTCTTGATGGCCCTGTGGAAGCCGGTCTTCCTGCGGATCGCGCAGTACGTGGGTGGTGGACTGGCACTGTTGTCGGTCGCCGGCCCGCTGTCGTCCGGCGCCGACGGCGGCACCGTCGCAGCCCTGTCCCTCATGCACATCACCCTCGGCGTGGCGGTCGTCACCACCCTGAAGCTCCACCGCCGCCAACGTTGAGCTTGTCTTTACTGGTCTGACCTCGAACGAGGACTCGAACGTGATCGCTCGTACGGAGATTCCGGGGACGTGAACACGGCCTTCGCCTGATCCTGTGCTCCGACCAAAGAGGCACTTGACCAGTACGAAGGCCGTGGGGAATGAGTCTTCTGCACAACGATGCCCAGCGGGAGCCGTTCGCGGTGGCGTCACACTTCCGGGACGACTTCTATGCGGGTCTGACCGCCCGCCGTGACGAACTGTTCGAACTGACCGACGCGTTGTTGTGCGCGGACGGGCCGGTGAGGACGCCGGTGGACCTGACGCTGCTGGCCGAGCACCGCCGTGGACACGGCGCCTTGTACGAGGCTCTCAACCGTGGCCGGATCGACGCCGGGCGGCTGCGGCGGACGCTGGCCGCGCTGCCCCAGCCCAAGGCGGCCGACGGGCGGCTCGTGCTGGCCGTGGACGTGTCCAACTGGCTGCGGCCGGACGCCGAGTGCAGCGCGGACAGGTTGTTCTGCCACACCTACGGCCGTAGTAAGGATCAGCACCTGATGATCCCCGGCTGGCCGTACTCGTTCGTCGCCGCGCTCGAATCCGGGCGCATGTCGTGGTGCCAGTTGCTGGACGCGGTCCGCCTCGGCCCCGCCGGCGACGTCGCCGAGGTCACCGCAGTCCAGGTCCGCCGCGTGGTTCAGGACCTGATCGCGGGCGGGCGGTGGCGCCCGGGCGAGTTGGACATCCTCATCGTCTTCGACGCCGGCTACGACGCCCCGCGCATGGCCCACCTCCTTCACGGGCTGCCCGTCGAGGTGCTCGGGAGGATGCGCTCGGACCGGGTGATGCGCAGGCCCGTCCCCGTGCCGTGGATCTCACTGCCCCAGGGCGGACGGCCTCCGAAGCACGGCAAGGAGTTCCGCTTCGCCAAACCGGAGTCGTGGGGCGAGCCGGACACGGCCACCACGCAGGTCACCGACCGCTACGGCACCGCGCAGACGATGGCCTGGGACCGGATCCACCCGCGGCTTACTACCCGGTCGGCCTGGATCGGACATGACGGTGAACTCCCCATCCTTGAGGGGACGTTGATCCGCCTCCAGGTCGATCACCTACCCGGCGGAGGGGACCCGCTGCCGGTCTGGCTGTGGTCCTCCAAGACCGGGATGACCGGCGCGGACGTCGATCTGCGCTGGCAGGCGTTCCTGCGCCGATTCGATCTTGAACACACCTTCCGCATGATCAAGCAGACGCTCGGCTGGACCCGGCCGAAAGTCCGTACTCCTGAGGCGGCGGACCGCTGGACGTGGCTGGTCATCACCGCCCACACCCAACTCCGGCTCACCCGCCCGCTCGCCGAGGACCTCCGCCGCCCCTGGGAGAAGCCCGCGGAGCCCGGCCGGCTCACCCCGGCCCGGGTCCGCCGAGGGTTCAGAAACCTCCGCCCCGCCCTGAGCTGCCCCGCCCGTGCGCCGAAACACACCCGGCCAGGCCCCGGCAGACCGCTCGGCTCCAAGAACCGGCGGCTCGCCACCCGCTACGACGTGGGCAAAACCGTGAAACGACCCGAGACGATCACCGAACGCGACCAGGCCAGACCATAAAGAACAAGCAGAGGGCGTTTACGCAGTTCTGTTCCGAAACAAGATCATTAAGCAACAGCGCCAGCTACGCCACAGAAAGATCGCCGGAACGGGCACCGATCGCCCGTCGGCTGCAGCAGCCCGCTCATGGTGGGCACGTGGTCGTACCCCCGACCATGAGCCTGACCACGGGTCGGCTTCATCTCACCGTCAGGGGCTGTGCCTTCCAGAAGGCGTAGTGGTGGTCGGCCGCGAAGTCGGTGTGACCGATGCGGTCGGACGCGAGCCACTGCACGTAGGGGCCACGGTTGGTGAACCGCTTCCACAGGGGCGTGCCATGTCCGTTCACCTGTCCGGTGGCCGCGAAGCGGCTCCAGTAGGCGGTCACCGTGTTCGACAGCCTGTCCTGCGTGGCGTCGAGCGGCTCGAACAGGTCGTTGTCGAGCAGATAGGCCAGGTCGACCATGTGGCCGGTACCGAGCGAGAAACTCGCCGGCTGCGGCAGGCTCTTGAAGTACGGGGCCTTGGCCTCCGCGAAGTCGTAGGCGTAGACGGGGGTGTAGCGGGCCAGTGCGCGCTGGGTGTCGAGCGCCGCGGTCGACCACTCCGAGTCGGTCAGTACGGCCGACAGCGCCGCCCCGGGCGCCGGGTAGTTGGCCACTGGATACTCGGCCAAGACCGCGGGAGCGTCCTTTCCGAACTGCTCGGTGACCTTCTTGGTGTAGCCCTCGGCGGTCAGCGGCCTGCCTGTCCTGGTCTCGTCGAGTCCGGCCAGGGCGCTCATCTCGTCGTGAGTGGAGCCGTGCAGCACCGGTACCCGGGCGAACCGCCCGGCGGCGATCGCCTGCGCCGGGGCCTCGGGCAGTACCTTGCCGTCGACCACGGGTCGGTAACCGTCGTGTCCGGAGACGGATGCCTCGACGAGCTCGGCGGTGGACTTGTGCCGCAGGCAGGAGTCCACGGTGCGCGCAGCGTCGCACTTCGCGGCTTTGGCGAGGGCGAGGCCGTTCGTCTTCGCCTGCGTGGGGGTGAACGAGCCGTCCGGCCCGACGCAGCCCGCACTCTGCACGATTGCCTTGCTGAAGAGCCCGCGGGCGCCGGGCGACACCAGCTGGGCGCAGACGCTGTAGCCGCCGCCCGACTGCCCCATGATCGTGACATTGCGCGGGTCGCCGCCGAAGGCACTGGCGTTGCGGTTGATCCATTTCAGTGCGGCCTGCTGGTCAAGAAGACCGAGGTTGGCCGGTGCGCGCAGGCCGGGCGCGGTGAGGAAGCCGAACGCACCGAGCCGGTAATTGATCGTCACGACCATCGCGCCCTGCTGCGCGGCGGCCAGCTTGGCCGCGCGGTATGTGGCGCCGTCCCCGTAGGTGAAGCTGCCGCCGTGAATCCAGACGATGACCGGCAGCCGTCCCGTCGTCCGCCCAGCCGGAGTCGTGACGTTCAGGTAAAGGCAGTCCTCGCTGCCGCCCTTGATCGAGATGGGCTGTTCGGTCGGCTGTGCGCAGGCGTTCTTCGGGGCGCGGGCGTCCAGCGGCGACGACCAGGGGCGCACCGGCTGCGGCTCCTTCCACCTGCGTTCTCCGGTCGGCGGGGCCGCGTAGGGGATGCCCTGGAACGTGCGCACCGCACCGGCGGCTGTGCCCTGCACCGGGCCCTCGGCGGTCATCACCCGGGTGGGTAAGACCTGGGCACTGGGGTGCGCAGAAGCGAGGCCTGCCGTGATCACCGTGGCGGCGAGCGTCGCAGAGACGGTGGCTGCGGCAAGGGCGGCGACGCGGGACTTTCCGGTGCTCATTCGGGCTCCTGGGATCGGTGTGTTCTTCGATGCTCGGAACGGTAATCAGGATTTGGGCAGATGCACAAGACGTTTGCCCAAGGCATTCGCCTAAGGCGATCGCCTGACGCAAACGTGCAGATTGCTGTTAGGGTCTGCCTCATGGGAAACAGGGAGAAGCTGCTGCAGGCCGCGAGGCAGTGCCTCTTCGAGAAGGGCTACGAACGGACGACGGTCCGCGACCTCGCCTCCGCGGCGGGCGTCAGCATGGCGGCGATCGGCTATCACTTCGGCTCGAAGGAGAAGCTGCTCAACCAGGCGCTCTTCGAGGCGCTCGACTCGGGAGACCAGGCATTCGGACCGTCGGCGGGCGACACCGACCTCGGCGCACTATGGCGTCGCCTGATCGAGGCGTTCTCGGTCAACAAGACCTTCTGGATCGCCAATCTGGAGACCGTCCTGCGCGCTCAGCGCGATCCGGAACTGCGTGAGCAGATGGCCGCCGGGCTGCGGCAGGGACGCAGCGGCATGGCGCGAGAGGTCACCGGAACCGCCGAGACCGAGCTCTCCGAAGAGACGATCCGTACCATCGGCTCGGTACAGCTCGCCCTCGTCAGCGGCCTGATGATGCAGCACCTCACCGACCCGCAGTCCGCGCCCACAGCCGACGAGGTGCTGGAGGGGTTGCGGGCGCTGGCCGCCTACCTGCCCGAGAAGGCGTAAGAGGCTGTTGTCGTTCCGATCTTGAGGGGTGTGGACCGAACGGGAGTTTCGATCGGGTGAGCTAGCCTGTCCGCCGTGGACCACGCCCCCGAGCCGCTGAACTGCCCTGACTGCGGGCGCGTGATGAAGAGCCTGGGCCTTGTCCTGTCTCTCCGCGATGAGGACAAGCAGCGTGTGTGCCGACACGCCTGGAGGTGCCCGGAGGGTCACACCTGGTGGCACTGGGCGGATCGGCCGGCTGAGCCCCTGGATGTCTGCCCCTACCCCCAGCTGTTCCGGCGATGACGGCGACCTGCTGTCGCCTGCCCGCGGCCTTCGGCTCACGAGCTCGGTGGCTGTCGCCGGCCCGATCCTGATCGGTATCGGTCGGCCGGAGTCTCAATCGGGTGACTGCGGCGGCCGACGCGCATGAGAACAGGGCCTCTTGGTAGCTCAAAGGGTGTCTACGCCAAAAAGCTGTCCAGGAGGCCCTGTTGTCGCAGTTCTACGACATCATGTGGGTGGAGTCCACTTCGACCACCCTTGCGTGTGACTGCCTGGCTCACCGGTTCGGGAACGCCGGCGACCACCCGGTGCGCGAGCGCCGCTACCCGACCGACATGTCGGAGGCGGAGTGGGCGGTGGTGAGACCGTTGCTGCCGGTGCCGGGCTGGCTGCGCGGGCGGGGCGGGCAGCCGGAGGCGTACTGCCACCGCGCGACACTGGACGCGATCCGCTACCTGGTCGACAACGCCATCAAGTGGCGGGCCATGCCGGCCGACTTCCCGCCGTGGGACCGGGTCTACGCTTTCTTCCGCCGCTGGCGCGACCACGGCATGGTCAAGGAGTTCCACGACCGCCTCCGCCGCAAGGTCCGCGAGCAGGCAGGGCGGGCCCCGGAGCCGAGCGCGGGGGTCATCGACTCACAGTCGGTCAAGGCGGACGCCGTCGTCGGCGCCGGCACCCGCGGCTTCGACGGCGGCAAGCTCATCAACGGCCGCAAGCGGCACGCCGTGGTCGACACCCTCGGCCTCCTGCTCACGGTGATGGTCACCAGCGCGGATGTCGGGGACCGTGCGGCGGCCCAGGTCCTGCTGGCCCAGGTCGCCGCCGCGCATCACCTGCTGGCCCTGGTCTGGGCCGACGGCGGTTACACCGGCAGCCTCGTCGAACACTGTCTCGCCGCCCTCGCCCTGGTCCTCACCATCGTCAAGCGCAGCGACGACATGCGCGGCTTCGTCGTGCTGCCCAAGCGCTGGATCGTGGAGCGGTTCTTTGCCCATCTGATGCAAAGCCGCCGCCTCGTGCGGGACTTCGAGCGGTCCACCAGCAGTGCGGAGGCGATGGTCTACTGGTCGATGACGCGGCTCATGACCCGCCGCCTGGCCCGGCCACGCTCTTCGCGAGCGTGAACCGGCCCGGCGCCGACTCGACCAGCCAGCCCCGGGCCACCAGCCGCTTCGCCTTCGACCGCAACGCCTCGATCTTCGCGGGCACCGGGTCCAGGCCGAAGCAGGCGGCCATCTCCTGGCAGGTCAACGGTCCTTGACCGAGACGGTTCCGGTCCGCGAGAACCTGAAGGATCCGCTGGTAGTCCGCCGACAGTGCCGACCAGACCAGTCCCGCACGCCACATCGGCACCACCGATTTCGGCTTCGCGGCCCCCGAGGTCCCAGGCGCTGCCGGCAGATCACCGCGATCCGACCGCTCCTCGCAGGCGCCGGAGCCGGCATCGTCATCGCCCGGGGCCAGGACCTCGCCGACACGCGAGCGGGCGATGACCCACTCGTTCCACTCCCGCTCGACCACGACCAGCTCAGCCTGGATGCGGTCGGCCTCCTCCCGCAGCTCGTCCATACGACGGCGAGCGGTCAGCTCACGCTGTTCCAGCAGCCCCACGACCGACGGCATCCCCGACCTCCACCTGAGCGACGACTCGACACGTCACCACTCCCCGAGACCCCCGACCCCACGCCCGACCAGCGGAAACGCAACCCTCAACGCCGGAACGACAACAACCACTTACCTCGTCTGCCCTTTCAGGGGGAGTTCGTCCGTGCCGGCGGGTAGTTGGGGCACAGCCGTTCGTAGGGGGTGTCATCGACGTAGAGAGTCCACTCCTGGCGGGTCAGGTTACGGCCCGCGCGGCGGCACAGCTCGTGCGCCCATTGTTGCGGCACTGGGGTGAGCCTGGCGGTCCGGTCCCAGGAGGCCGTGGCCAGGGTGCCCCCGTCGGGGCTGAACGCCACGGCCGTCACCCAACCGGTCGCGTCGCCAAGCGTGGCCAGGGGGTGGCTTCCCTGGTCCTCGCCATGGTCCTCGGGGTCTTTGAGACTGTGGAGACGGGCCGTGCGGTCGCGGCTCCCGGTCGCCAGGGTCATGCCGTCCGGGCTGAACGCCACGGCGGTCACCTCGTCGGTGTGGCCGGTGATCGTGCGGACGACGGAATGGGTCGTGACGTCCCACAAGACGGCCGTTCCGTCGCTCGGCGCGACAGCGAGCGTCCTGCCATCGGGGCTGAAGGTCAGGGCGTTAAGGACGCGGCCGTCGTGGTCGAACCGCGCGGTCGTTTGGTGGGTGCGGGTGTCCCAGAGGCGGGCTGTGCCGTCGGTGGACGCGGTCGCCAGGGTCCTCCCGTCAGGGCTAAACGCAACCGCGTCCACCCAGCCGCCGTGTCCGCGCAAGACGCCGAGGCAGCGGTGGGTGCGGGTGTCCCAGAGGCGGGCTGTGCCGTCGGTGGACGCGGTCGCCAGGGTCCTCCCGTCAGGGCTAAACGCAACCGCGTCCACGGCGCCGGTGTGCCCATGAAGGGTCACGAACACTCGGCGCGTGCGGGTATCCCACAGGCGGGTGTTGCCTTGCTGGTCGCCGGTCACGAGATGAGGGGCGTGGGGCTGGAAGGCAACCGTGAGCACCGGGGTGGTTCCCACGGCGAGGACTGCGGTCGTGCGGCGGGTGTTCACGTCCCACAGCCGAGTGGTGCCGTCCCTGCTCCCGGTGGCAAGTGTGCGCCCATCGGAGGCGAAGGCTACGGTGTCGAGGTACCCGCTATGTCCGGTCAGCGCGGTTCCCGCGCGCCGGACCGTGGTGGCCCACACGCGTGCGGTGCCGTCCGAGGAAGCGCTCACGACGGTCTTCCCGTCCCGCGCGTACGCCACCGCGTTGATGCCGCCCGTGTGGCCGTCCAAGACGCCGACTTCCTGGTGGGTGCGCGGATCCCACAGGCGGGCGGTGTCGTCCCAGCTGCCGGTCAGCAGGGTGCGGCCGTCGGGGCCGAACGCCACCGCGCTCACCACACGGGTGTGCCCGCGCAGCGTGACCGAATTGCGCAGGGTCCGGGTGTCCCAGAGCCGGGCGGTGCCGTCGGCAGAACCGGTCGCCAGCGTCTTCCCGTCGGGGCTATACGCCACCGCATAGACCTCGCCCCGATGACCGCGCAGGACAGTGGGCTTCCGCTTTCCACGCAGGTCCCACAGGCGGGCGGTGTCGTCCCAGCTGCCGGTCAGCAAGGTCCGGCCGTCGGGGCCGAACGCCACCGCGCTCACCCTGCCGGTGTGGCCTGTGAACTTGGCGAGGGAGCGGCCCGTGCGCCGTTCCCATAGCTGGGCGGTGCCGTCTGTGGAGCCAGTGGCCAGGGTCCTGCCGTCGGGTCCGAACGCCAGGGCGTCAACCCCGGTGACAGAGATGCGCAGTCGGAGTGCTGGTGCGGCGGTGCGCACGTCCCAGATGCCGACGGTGCCTTCGGCGGTGGTCGCGGCCAGGACGTCGCCGCCGGGGCTGAACGCGACGGCGGTGACCGCGCCCGTGTGTTCCGGCAGGACGACGGGCCTCCAGTGTTGGTCCGCCCGCCACAGCCTGAGGTCTGCGTCCGTGCCGCCGGTCGCCACTGTGCCGCCGTCGGGACTTACGGCCACTGCGGTGACCTTGCCCGAGTGGCCGATCAAGGGTCGTACCGGATGCGTGGGGACGGCCAGGGCACCCAGCACAGCGGCGTTGGTGGCGTCATTGGCTTTATACCGCAGCCCGGCGAGGGCGAGGAGTCCGGCCAGCCCCGGCCGGGTTCCCTGCAGAGCTCGGGAGTGGGCGGCAAGACCGCTTGCGAGAGCGGTACGGCTCTTGTCGTCGGCTGTTCTGCGCTCTCGCTCGGCGGTCCGCCACTGCCAGCCAGCGACCAGTGTGGCGGTGAGGGAGGCGAGGACCAGCAGCGCGAGCGCCGCGGTGAGTCGCCTCAGGCGCCGGTTGCTGCGGCGGGTTGCTTCCGCCTCCGCGACCGCCGCGTCGATCTCGGCCGCGACGGCCGTTTCGCTCTCCTCCAGGAATTCGCACTCCAAGGGATTGAGGTCAGCACTGCGCCCCTGCGCCATGTCGGAGGCGCGGACCAGTCGGTGTCCCCGATAAAGGCTGCCCGGATCGCGTCCGAGTGACTGCCAGCTTTCCGCGGCCGCCGTGAGGTCACGGTGCACACGTAACCAGTCGTGATCCTCGGCAAGCCATCCCCGCAGCAGGTCCCAGGCCCGGACGAGCGCCTCGTGCGTGATCTGCACGACTCCGTCGTCCGCCGTGACCAAGCGCTTCTCCACAAGGCGTTGCAGAGCCACCTGGGCTGCGGCGCCCTCGTGGGCCAGTTCGTCCTCACCGACCCGGCGCCGCACCGCGCCGCCGCCCTCGTCCACGGTGACCAGCCGGAGCAGAAGCCGCCGGGCCGCCTGCTGCTGTTCCGGCTCGAGGGCGTCGTACACACCCTGGGCGGTGGTGGCCACCGCGTCCCGGATGCCTCCAGAAGCCTGGTAGCCGGCCAGCGTCATCCTGCGGCCGTCCCCCTGCGCCCAGGTGGCCTGGAGGGCGTGGGCCAGCAGCGGCAGGGCTCCCGCGTCATGACCACCGCCCTGAACACCGAGGTCACGCAGGAGCCTCTCCACCAGTCCCGGTTCGAGCTCCAGACCTGCCGTACGCGCCGGTCCGACGATAGCCTCCCGCAGGTCCGGTTCGGTCATCGGTCCGAGTACAGCACTCTTCCTGCTCATCACCTCGGCCATTCCCGGGACTGCGATGCAACGGTGGAAGAAGTCCGCGCGTACGGCCAGCACGACCGGAATCGGCCGAGCGGCTTCCCCGGTACCGAGGGCCAGCTCGAGTAGGCGGGCCACAAAGGCGTGGCGTTCCTCCTGGCCCGTGCACTGGGTGAAGATTTCCTCGAACTGGTCGACGATTAGCACGGTTGGGCCGACCCCGCCCTCGTACGGCGTCTCCGGGTGTAGCCGTGCGAGCGCTTCGAGTGGGTGAGGCCCGGGGGTGATGCGCAGGACCGCCGAGGCGCTCTCACCGCGCTGGGGCGAACGTTCTTGGCGCAGGGCGGGCACCAGTCCGGCGCTGAGTAGCGAGGACTTGCCCGCGCCCGACGCCCCGGTCAGGAACAGGGGCGGCCCGCCGTGGAGTCGCGTCTTCAGGAGCCCGAACAACTCCTCGATCTGAGCGTCCCGCCCGAAGAACCATCCCGTGGTCTCCTCTGTGAAGGCGTGCAGGCCCGGATACGGGCACACAGGGGGCTGGCCGGGGCATGACGCCGAATCGGCGGGACGAAGCTCAGGATCAGGGCCGCCGGGTGACCGGGCCAGCAGGTTCCTCAGGAGGAGGTAGTCGCCGAGCAGGCTTTCCCAGCGGTCCTGTTTCGCCTTCTGGCTGACCTGCAACGCGTTCAGACACGCCTTGGTGTAAGCGTCGAACAGGGGACGGGCGGGCGCCCTTCTTCCCCGTCCGTTCTCAAGATCGGAGAGTGTCTGCGGTGCCGACCCGATCCGGTCGGCGAGTGCCTCCTGTGTCATGTTGGAATCGACTCTCAATGTGCGCAGCCGCCTTCCCAGTCGGCGCCGCTGTTCCTGCACGGTGTCGTTCCCGTCGAGGGGCCGAGTCATCCGAGCGCTCGTGTACGACGGCTCCGGCGCACTCCGGAGATGAGCTCCAACGACCGCTTCCCACCTGGTGTTTCGGACCGGTATTCCGAACCTGCCCGCTGCACGGGGACTCGATTGCCGCTGTGAGGCAGTCTGGCCGAGGCCGAGTCGAATCTGCTCCTCACCGGGCATCGACAGGCCGGGGCTTTCACCGTCACGCGGCGCCTCCTCACGTTCGTTTGTCGTCCCGCGCGGAAGCGTAAGGGCCCTACCAGCCGACGAACTCGAGTTCCGGGCAAAGAGTCCCGATCGCCCGCTTCCGAAGAAATGCGGCACGACTACGAACGTCTGCCTCTACGAAAGGTTCACAATGAACGGCGAGATGAACGCACGGACGAACTGCGGCACGGGCTCCAGGACCAGCCGGCTCCAGGGAAACGGCCGCACTGTACGACGACTCGGTCGCACGGCCATGTTCGGTCTAGTACGCGGCATCGCCACCGCGATCGGCTCGGCGCTGATCTCAGGGATCGTTTGGTGGATGCGAGACCACTAACGAGTTCGTTCATGGTTGGCGGTGAGACGTCGAGGGCTCGGTGTTCATAGATGGTGGCAGGGCTCGGTGTTCATATCTGCCGCGCCGGCGTCAGGTCCGCGTCTGCTGATGGGACAGCAGGCCAGCAACTGCCTGGACGATGTCACTCATTTGCTTACGGCAACCGAGGCGACGGGCAAAAGCGCCAGTTGAGCTACTTCTCAGCGTCTATGACCTGCCACCCCGCCAAGGTGACTCCCTACGCGCCCGAGTCAGGGACGGCCTCGCGAGTGTTCCGCCCGAAGTGCGCCAACGGATACTGCGGCTGCTCACCGAGCGGGACTCCAGCAGAAGGGATGACGGCCAGCGACCCGTCTGACAGTCGCAGGAGACGACTGTTGTCATCTGCCGCCTGGCAGCACGGCGAGCCCGCGTACGTGCGCTGTCTCGAACTGAACGGTCACCAGAGCGAGCGACGGGAGGACGGGACGCCCCGGTGCCGTCGCGGCATGACCCGTGGTCCTGTGGAGGCGGTCTGGGCCAGGCGGCAAGTGGTCTGCTCAGAGTCTGGGTATTCGGCCTCGCCGGTGGGGTGAGGCCTACGCGTCCCTGTCCCCGGCCCGCAGTGGTGGTGTCAGGGATGCGGCAGGGTGGTCCTCGATCCAGGACAGGCCTCCGATGTCGAGTCGGTGGCGGGTGCGGGTGACGGCGACGTAGGCGAGGCGGGCTTCGCCGTCGTCGATCGGGCCGGGAACGGCGCGGCCGGTGTCGTCCAGTTGGTCGCTGTCCTTGGGCGGGGTGAAGTCGTCGGCGATTCTCACACGGGGCCATTCGCGGCCCTTGGCCTTGTGGGCGGTGGAGACGGTGACCTCGGCCTGTTGCTCGGGAACGAGTTGAGCAACAGCGGCGAGGATGGCGTCGGTGCCGTGGGTGTCGACGAGGTCGACGAGTGGCTGCAGATCGCGGCCTGCCGGATCGTGGGCGGCGTAGTCCTGCAGTTGTCCCCAGGAGGGGAACAGGACCAGTTCGGGATGGGTGGTGCGGCGGCCGCCCTTCAGGTCGTGGGCGGCCAGGGCCAGGGCGCGCAGGCTGTCCCCTCCCCCCACCAGGGCTACCCGGTATCCGGTGGTCAGCAGGTCCATGACCTGGGCGATGGCGCCGACGTTGGTGCGGCACAGCACCGCGTCGGGACGGCTGAGGGGACCGAGTTCGGTGGGCACGGTCTCGGTGCCGGTGAGGCGGATCGGGGCGTCGGCGATGGCCAGCCACCGGTTGGCCTCTTCGGCGAGCCGGGGGCCGAAGCGGAAGGACTGGGACAGGGCGAGCTGGGTGCCGTCGAATCCGGTCATGACGTCTTT is from Streptomyces sp. NBC_01314 and encodes:
- a CDS encoding DUF6069 family protein, with product MSSSAVPNSGPAVPAAPSVRRSGLTWWKALVTGAVGAAVVNLIVLAAAKLAGASLIVVDGGEEHLITVGGVIGASVVPLVVGTGAALLMALWKPVFLRIAQYVGGGLALLSVAGPLSSGADGGTVAALSLMHITLGVAVVTTLKLHRRQR
- a CDS encoding NF041680 family putative transposase, producing MSLLHNDAQREPFAVASHFRDDFYAGLTARRDELFELTDALLCADGPVRTPVDLTLLAEHRRGHGALYEALNRGRIDAGRLRRTLAALPQPKAADGRLVLAVDVSNWLRPDAECSADRLFCHTYGRSKDQHLMIPGWPYSFVAALESGRMSWCQLLDAVRLGPAGDVAEVTAVQVRRVVQDLIAGGRWRPGELDILIVFDAGYDAPRMAHLLHGLPVEVLGRMRSDRVMRRPVPVPWISLPQGGRPPKHGKEFRFAKPESWGEPDTATTQVTDRYGTAQTMAWDRIHPRLTTRSAWIGHDGELPILEGTLIRLQVDHLPGGGDPLPVWLWSSKTGMTGADVDLRWQAFLRRFDLEHTFRMIKQTLGWTRPKVRTPEAADRWTWLVITAHTQLRLTRPLAEDLRRPWEKPAEPGRLTPARVRRGFRNLRPALSCPARAPKHTRPGPGRPLGSKNRRLATRYDVGKTVKRPETITERDQARP
- a CDS encoding carboxylesterase/lipase family protein, producing MSTGKSRVAALAAATVSATLAATVITAGLASAHPSAQVLPTRVMTAEGPVQGTAAGAVRTFQGIPYAAPPTGERRWKEPQPVRPWSSPLDARAPKNACAQPTEQPISIKGGSEDCLYLNVTTPAGRTTGRLPVIVWIHGGSFTYGDGATYRAAKLAAAQQGAMVVTINYRLGAFGFLTAPGLRAPANLGLLDQQAALKWINRNASAFGGDPRNVTIMGQSGGGYSVCAQLVSPGARGLFSKAIVQSAGCVGPDGSFTPTQAKTNGLALAKAAKCDAARTVDSCLRHKSTAELVEASVSGHDGYRPVVDGKVLPEAPAQAIAAGRFARVPVLHGSTHDEMSALAGLDETRTGRPLTAEGYTKKVTEQFGKDAPAVLAEYPVANYPAPGAALSAVLTDSEWSTAALDTQRALARYTPVYAYDFAEAKAPYFKSLPQPASFSLGTGHMVDLAYLLDNDLFEPLDATQDRLSNTVTAYWSRFAATGQVNGHGTPLWKRFTNRGPYVQWLASDRIGHTDFAADHHYAFWKAQPLTVR
- a CDS encoding TetR/AcrR family transcriptional regulator, with amino-acid sequence MGNREKLLQAARQCLFEKGYERTTVRDLASAAGVSMAAIGYHFGSKEKLLNQALFEALDSGDQAFGPSAGDTDLGALWRRLIEAFSVNKTFWIANLETVLRAQRDPELREQMAAGLRQGRSGMAREVTGTAETELSEETIRTIGSVQLALVSGLMMQHLTDPQSAPTADEVLEGLRALAAYLPEKA
- a CDS encoding IS5 family transposase; translated protein: MSQFYDIMWVESTSTTLACDCLAHRFGNAGDHPVRERRYPTDMSEAEWAVVRPLLPVPGWLRGRGGQPEAYCHRATLDAIRYLVDNAIKWRAMPADFPPWDRVYAFFRRWRDHGMVKEFHDRLRRKVREQAGRAPEPSAGVIDSQSVKADAVVGAGTRGFDGGKLINGRKRHAVVDTLGLLLTVMVTSADVGDRAAAQVLLAQVAAAHHLLALVWADGGYTGSLVEHCLAALALVLTIVKRSDDMRGFVVLPKRWIVERFFAHLMQSRRLVRDFERSTSSAEAMVYWSMTRLMTRRLARPRSSRA
- a CDS encoding helix-turn-helix domain-containing protein, coding for MPGEEQIRLGLGQTASQRQSSPRAAGRFGIPVRNTRWEAVVGAHLRSAPEPSYTSARMTRPLDGNDTVQEQRRRLGRRLRTLRVDSNMTQEALADRIGSAPQTLSDLENGRGRRAPARPLFDAYTKACLNALQVSQKAKQDRWESLLGDYLLLRNLLARSPGGPDPELRPADSASCPGQPPVCPYPGLHAFTEETTGWFFGRDAQIEELFGLLKTRLHGGPPLFLTGASGAGKSSLLSAGLVPALRQERSPQRGESASAVLRITPGPHPLEALARLHPETPYEGGVGPTVLIVDQFEEIFTQCTGQEERHAFVARLLELALGTGEAARPIPVVLAVRADFFHRCIAVPGMAEVMSRKSAVLGPMTEPDLREAIVGPARTAGLELEPGLVERLLRDLGVQGGGHDAGALPLLAHALQATWAQGDGRRMTLAGYQASGGIRDAVATTAQGVYDALEPEQQQAARRLLLRLVTVDEGGGAVRRRVGEDELAHEGAAAQVALQRLVEKRLVTADDGVVQITHEALVRAWDLLRGWLAEDHDWLRVHRDLTAAAESWQSLGRDPGSLYRGHRLVRASDMAQGRSADLNPLECEFLEESETAVAAEIDAAVAEAEATRRSNRRLRRLTAALALLVLASLTATLVAGWQWRTAERERRTADDKSRTALASGLAAHSRALQGTRPGLAGLLALAGLRYKANDATNAAVLGALAVPTHPVRPLIGHSGKVTAVAVSPDGGTVATGGTDADLRLWRADQHWRPVVLPEHTGAVTAVAFSPGGDVLAATTAEGTVGIWDVRTAAPALRLRISVTGVDALAFGPDGRTLATGSTDGTAQLWERRTGRSLAKFTGHTGRVSAVAFGPDGRTLLTGSWDDTARLWDLRGKRKPTVLRGHRGEVYAVAYSPDGKTLATGSADGTARLWDTRTLRNSVTLRGHTRVVSAVAFGPDGRTLLTGSWDDTARLWDPRTHQEVGVLDGHTGGINAVAYARDGKTVVSASSDGTARVWATTVRRAGTALTGHSGYLDTVAFASDGRTLATGSRDGTTRLWDVNTRRTTAVLAVGTTPVLTVAFQPHAPHLVTGDQQGNTRLWDTRTRRVFVTLHGHTGAVDAVAFSPDGRTLATASTDGTARLWDTRTHRCLGVLRGHGGWVDAVAFSPDGRTLATASTDGTARLWDTRTHQTTARFDHDGRVLNALTFSPDGRTLAVAPSDGTAVLWDVTTHSVVRTITGHTDEVTAVAFSPDGMTLATGSRDRTARLHSLKDPEDHGEDQGSHPLATLGDATGWVTAVAFSPDGGTLATASWDRTARLTPVPQQWAHELCRRAGRNLTRQEWTLYVDDTPYERLCPNYPPARTNSP